The nucleotide window TGAAGAAAAAGCTTCAGCCTATATGATTTCAGAGCCAGATGATGCAGATCCTTTATTCAAATCACATTATCGCATGAGTCGTATAGTTGCTTCAGTAAGTCATTATATAGACTAAGTAAATTGCATATCTACTCTAGATGTCTAGTCAGTCTAAGTTTTAGACTTTCCTTCAAAagagattataattattatgcCCAAACCTTCTACAGGATAGTAGGGTAGCGAATGGAAGcaggcaggatttgaactcaggacCATCATGACAACAATCTAGAGTGCATACCGCTTGACCAGGCAGCAtaccatttttttacaaagcttatattaactcactttgtctgtctgtctggtaaaaattgtgtagatttctcccacacccattttcagattaagttgaaacttcgcacaattattccttggcaaagaatcaatttttaaaaagtcaattaattagtggtaattaattattttgtatgatatatatatcaacaGGGGAAactaattcttcagtattcacagatatggctaaatttgttggatttatttcccttaaataattgttatactatatctccctcacgcattctccaatcaagttgataccttgaatctattatttattgtacttaacaaaacatgaatcaataaaaaaaaatatccccaattagtcaattaattattggtaattaattattttgtttgatattgaataagggaaaaaacttgtacattattgatagatatagttttaagtgtggagttcttcccctttagataaagctttgttttcattaaaaaggatttttttaaatattttgcttgtttaataaACAGAAACTATAATTAAGgacagaatataaaaaaagcttgataaaaataaaacataaggCATAAAGCCATAACTTAAGTAAATATATTTAggcaaattttattttaatctaatGAAACAATGAAAAGGATGGAAAGATATAAACACATTTGATTGCTTATGATATATATTGCAAAAACATCTATTTGCAAGAACTCCTTATTTCAAATTACCCTAAATTTGCTAGAAAACCAATGAATCAATAAGAATTTGAATACAAATTTTAGAATATTTATAGGAACATATGTAATTTATAATCctgattcattttatttttgagcTATGTTCCTTTGTCATTCCTTTGTAATTGTTAGTTATGTGCCCTTAGCCTTTGTTGTGAACTGCCAGCACTACCCAAGATAGCGTCATATTACACTTGTATTAAAAGTCTATGGCCCATTTCttgcatttgtctttgatatatttaaaaaaaattaacatataaGATTAGATATGTTTGTGACATATCTACATTATAAGAATTATTTAGCTAGCTGCATCATAAATACATTCTTTAGTAAACACTTAATGgatataaatttaataagttAATTCAGCTTTGTAACCAAGGATTAATTTGTTCTCAAGGAAATGGTCTGCAAGgacaattttttaattaagaggCTTTTGTGTAAATAAAGGGACTATGATTGTCAACATCTTGAAAGAACTCTGGTAGCCAAGAGATTAATATGTGACACTATTGAAGCAAATGGAGGGCTTAAAAATGTGTTCATTACTCCAAATATGCGAATGGCAGCTGCTTCAGCCAGATCAAAGTATAAAGCTTACCTAAAAGAAAGGGCTGAGGAAGAGAAAAAATAGAACCAAAAGAGGAAAAGGGATGATAACTTTGAAGAACTTGAGGTAATGAAGACCAAAAAGCCAGATTTGAAAAAGATGTCATAAGCCTCACTAACTTTGTAGACGAGCTAGCAGAAAAGGCAGAGAACACCAACAGCCACAAATTTCTCATTGAGTCCATTGCTTTGCCTTATTCTGCTATGcttaagaagaaacaaattGAAAAACTCTCATTGGGATTGACTCCAAAGATAAATGGACTTTGAAGACcccttccccccaaaaaaacaaacaaacttgtacataataaatatgtgaatatattGTAAAAAGTCATGTATAGAATGGATTTTCAAGATACTTTTTATGGTAGGCCTTACACTGATACTAGTTAATATATTTGCACATGAGTATGGTAATCTTATTTAGTTATCAATCTAAACTATGCCAACTTTGGCTGTTGTTATAAATTTTGGCACAAATTTATGTCCTGGGGAATATTATAAAAAGCAGAATGTAATTACTAAAGAcaaaatttgtaatacattatACCTTCTTTTATCTAATCAAATAATATATTCTTCCTTTTGTTTCCAAAGGAACTCATGGATAAAATTGGTTCACATCCAAAAATGAATGGAAGAGTTCAGACTCTTGAACAAAAAGTATTGGCATCTCTGTTTCTCCTCGGAAATAAGACCAGCTACATCGTTGCCTCGGACAAATTCCATATGTCCAAGGGATCGCTGTATTTGACTCTTAAAAATTTTTGTCAGGTATAAATGTCATaattaaaatagttgtttttttttatgaacaatAATGAAATTTAAGTTATTTTATAGCATTAAAAATGTCTTACACCATTGTTTATATCAAAATCTTTTGTAACAGGTTCTAACAGAGATGAGAAGTGATTACATTAAGTGGCCAGTTGATCAGATAGGACTTAGAAAAATCGCACAAGAATTTGAGCAAGAAACAGGACTACCAGGTGTAGTTGGGGCAATTGATGGAATACATTTCCCCATCAAACAGAAATCTCGCCTGGCACATGCCTACCGCAATAATCAAAATTATCTTAGTATCCACATGCAAGCAGTCTGTGATGCCAATCTTATGTTCCTAGATGTCCATTGTGGCAACCCTGGCTCGGTTGATGATGAGACAGTCTACAGGTCCTGTGACTTGCGAGATAAACTTCTGCATGATCCTTTACCAGCAGATCTTCATTTGGTCGGTGATTCAGGCTATCCTCTGGAGCCTTTTATGTTGACCCCATATCCTGGAGATATTCGACGCCTGACTTCCACTCAGAGAGAATTCAATGAACGGCACAATAATGCTCTACTGGCAGTTAAACTGTCCCTTCAACTTCTGCAGGGTAGATTCCAGCGTCTGAAGTTCCTGGATATGGAAAGAGAATCTGATATCCCTGTCACCATAGTGGCCTGTTGTGTTCTTCATTGTTTCTTACTACAGGAAGAGTGTGAAGAAGATGATGAGTTTTTAGATTTTACAGACATTGACCCTAACCCTGACATCAACAAATCAGAGAAAGAGCTTCGTGCTTTGTCCAATCATTACCAGCCAGAGGCTGCTAGCAAAAGAGATGTTCTGGCAAATCTTATCACTCCAGTTTGAGTTAATATTTAAGTTAAACTTTATTCTTGAGTTCATTTTTAGTGttgagaattattttttttgagaatggacaaaaatgtcattttcattgtttttatttctgagCACATCACAAAATATAAGTTGTTCATTCAAATAGTttctatactttaaaaaaaaatttcagtaaATTTCTATCTTAATTAGGCAGCATCTTCAACTAGTAGTCATTTTAGATGTTCATTTTTCAATTATACAAgttctattttaaaaagttaagtttTCTTCATGTGTCAGTAAATGTGCAATAATAGAAtttgcatcctctgtttgagacccctcaactcaagaaaacattaagaatctggaacagacacaaaatagagcagtgaaatttataacaaaagagttttcacatttgactagagtagcacctttagtaaaaacactaaatttagaaagccttcaggagagaagactcaaaagtaaagtagcaattatatataaaacaccgaactataatcttcaaatacaaaaacaaaatctaataaagtacccagaaagacacaaagataaaggcacattcctcaccccatatgctaggacaaatttgtacaaatgctccttcttccctagtgctattagagcatggaatgagttgcctgagccagccagaaaaaccagtaacttggcagaatttaagtcattggttaacatgcatgactagatgcatgacgcttaggacgtaatcatcttctttcttgaagtaacgtttgtattatataagaagaagaagataaacgCACAACAATTAGTAGTTGAGCCTACATTCTGatccaaatgaaaaaaaaggcaaaaataTGAAATTTCATTACTGGTTGATAGTCATTtagtcaataaaataaaatatttgtctaACTATTGAAAACAATGTCCTCAGAGTAAGCGTGGTTATATTTTTATgacagaatttttttcttgggTATCTTGGATCTTTCTGCTGCATCTCAATTTGTTATTCTGCATGTGATGAAAAAATATGTGCTTAATATGTAAGATATTTAAGACCATGATAAACTATATTTGTTGTCACTGCTGTTTGTAAATCCTAacaaaattttaacaaattaatttcTGCCCTAATGTTGAAatagattcctttttttttttacatttctttgagAATATTCTTGTACATATCAGTGGGGCTATTTGCACTTGTTTTactttacattgttttaaaaaagtataatagaaatttcttttcacTGAAAGCTTGCATTTTAGTGCATATACCAAACATTATTTCTGTAAGTACACATTTACATGTTCTACTTAATAATACGTTACAATGGACTTAATTGATGGgggaaaagtaatattttttttaaattgtatctttatgataattaatttttatagtaatgttaacaaaaaataatgtaaactcAAGGCCATACAAGAACTTAAAAGACAtaaaaacaagagttaaaatgacaaactaataaCTAATCTATATAGGTTTTGAACAGGTAGATCTAGGCCTtaatgtagtgaagcatgtgGTTTGTCTGAGTTTAGAAGGGAGCGAATTTCAAACCTTTGATTCATGTACTCTTTTTTGAGTTGTATTAACAGCATTCTTTAAAATAACATGCCAAACATATTACTAGGTTCTAAAATacaagcattttattttttcagtttttcttgGGTGACTTTTAAATTGTATCACGTCTTTCTTTATTTGTGATATTAATGTGATATAAATTTAGTATCAATTTAATTATCTTGCATAGTAATATATTGACATATATATTGACATTATTGTTacctaattttaaaattgttcaatGCCTTTCTTTACATGTGATACTAATGTGATAAAGTAACCTTTTAATTATGTAACATAATGATACATTAAAATTTCTGTTACCTGACACAGCCTGTGATATTGATGTCATCAGATTCTTATATTGCCATAAAATCTATCTCTTTACTTAACACCTATATGTTTTTTaacttgttaaaaaaacaattgcaAAAATGTTGGTTTTctgttctaaaaatgttttctgttgGTCAATGCAAATTCAGAAAAGACTTCAAGGAAGTCTACATTTAATGCTGGTAATTTAGTAATGcttcaaaatgttttcaatgttaTTATCACACCCCACTTAagcttgaaatatatttttcattttattaaaacttgtttttacaGGCCAGCACAAATTGTTTCATTTGTTCTATGAGTTGACCTTTTGACTATCAGTAATTGTGTGGTGtagttatacatttttaataggtATGCCCTAACTAAGACTTGTTCAGAGTTTGTTGAAGAAAGTTTACTATTTTTGTGAACATCCTATTGATTATTATATTGTTCCTCAAACAGAAAGCTGTAATATTTTTATTCATGAACATTGTATTTATTCAACAAAATACtcacaaaaaatatattaaatgctGATgagtttttctatttaaaatgggCTTTACATTAAGgtcattatttgtattttatgcaATACTTCTCATTGTAGTCATTCCATATATTATGTCCTATTTTATATTCATAATTTCAAAATCTCACAATATTTAGTTTCTGTCACTCAAATCAAAGCTCTTAAGACCAGGCAATCATGAAATACCATTAACATATCAGCTATAACAAGctagtttacattttaaattcatagttgttgttttttcatttgccttaaaaaaaaaaccaccttCCAACACATTTTTATTAAGATTTGGACTCCGCCATCAGCATTCCTTTTTCTTTAaccatacttttttttccttgagattTTTTCACTGCATCTTTGTGTTTTCATGTAGGCAGCAGCTcattgaagtagttttaaaaccaGATAAAGCAATTAAattggcttct belongs to Biomphalaria glabrata chromosome 12, xgBioGlab47.1, whole genome shotgun sequence and includes:
- the LOC106067720 gene encoding uncharacterized protein LOC106067720, which codes for MAASDEDAKTYITLKRKISPQKTAFPPNAYPVDVNEAHKQSAIVRSTEYDSGGLGSPPKKRLFVTVDAEGNQVQVEVPHNALPESVNPDDTNSYIVNAEDINLDLSSYSYSVVVDGIVEDVDLNDCQYTDEPVKGSLKPDELDEGESESGDDHDDVEEKASAYMISEPDDADPLFKSHYRMSRIVASELMDKIGSHPKMNGRVQTLEQKVLASLFLLGNKTSYIVASDKFHMSKGSLYLTLKNFCQVLTEMRSDYIKWPVDQIGLRKIAQEFEQETGLPGVVGAIDGIHFPIKQKSRLAHAYRNNQNYLSIHMQAVCDANLMFLDVHCGNPGSVDDETVYRSCDLRDKLLHDPLPADLHLVGDSGYPLEPFMLTPYPGDIRRLTSTQREFNERHNNALLAVKLSLQLLQGRFQRLKFLDMERESDIPVTIVACCVLHCFLLQEECEEDDEFLDFTDIDPNPDINKSEKELRALSNHYQPEAASKRDVLANLITPV